AACAATTcatcttttgattttttttttttattgttttgattcAGCCTTTAGTCCATAAAAGGTCAGAAGATCACAATTTCCCCATATCCCCTGGTGACATatttaaatatcttgttttgttcagcagatattacatttacaactataaaacagagaaaagcagcacattttgcatttgagaagctggaccCCGAGAATATTTTGAGAACTCTGCTTGATAAATTACTTTTATGTTCATACAACATTTATGGCATGTCCGTCTGTCCTTACTTATCCCCTTTCTCCTTATGTGAATTGAGGGTCTAAGGATAGGGGGGTTGTATGCTGAACAGAGTGTAAAACCATTTGTGATTTTGGACTATATAAATAGTTATGAAACAATTAATCATAGACTTTGTGAATTTGGGATCTTTTAAGTCATTCATTaggcaaaaatgttttttagttttaaaatgtactagTTCCAggcagcttctcaaatgtgagaatcTTCTGGATTTCTCAGTTTTATGTCATTACAGATGGAATGGAATATCTTTGTGTTTCAGAATGTTTGTCAGACATAACAAGCAATTATAAGACATCACTTTGGGCTCTGAGAACTTGGAATAGATTAAGCtaattgataataaaaataGTTGTAAGTTACAGCTCTATAAATAACAATTAATTGATCAGAATACTTGTCTTTAAATTGACTAATATTTTTTGTTTCAGCACTACATTGATATATtgacaaattatataattatacacATTCAAAATCACTGGTTCAGTTGGTGCTTgggacaatatatatatatatatatattatattacaatatattagGTTAACTTAACCCCCATTGGAAGGAAACCATTCAGTTACCAATCAAATCCAACACAGTGGGTTGTTGTGGCCTGGTGTTAGACACAAAAAGCTTAAGTTTTACCTTAAAACTGTCATAAATGTATTATATAAAAAAGTGCAAGAGTAGAATATGAAAtagaatatactgtatgcaaCCATACTGCTACTGTATATACTTAAGATGGGTTAAATAACCCAAtagttatatataaatataacacTAACGCTGGGTCAAAACAACCTATTAACTTGGGTTTGATTGGTGACCCAATGGGTGCTGCTGGGTAAAGTTAACATAATATGTTTGTTATATAGTGACCCAATCACTGATGATTTTTAGTGTGTACGAATGCACAAGACAGATTTAACAAGACGCTGTATCTCAAACTGTTGCATTCTTCACTGTTTTTTGCAATTTTGGGATTCTGTAACATCAGCTGAGAATTTATGCTTATTTTTCTGTTACGTTTTTGTAATTTGATAAGAGCGTTTTCTGATACTCCACATGCATGAGTCTCAAAATCCTCAAGgtccgtttaaaaaaaaagggggtttaGCAGCATGATCAAATGTGAAAACAGCTCTTGTCTTCATACAATGTGGTAAAGAGCGGAGATTTGTGCATTTGGTGCTGAAAGCGACCGAGACATCCAGCTGACAGATATTTGAAAGCGGCCTAATTTCTTTCAGATTCATGATGAGCTGAGTAGCATTAGATCATAGATGTGCAAACAGCAAAATGGGAGAATTAGACAGTCGCTGCTGTCAGCCATTATCCAGTGTGGTAAGAATTGACAGCGTTACGATGCTAACATCCATTAGAGCATTATTAGCTGTGCCTCACAGGTGCCCTGCAATTCAGTCTGTGAGACCTTTTATTAAAAGCCTCAGAATATTTTTAATCATCAAAGAAAAATCTCTATGCCAAATGTTATATAAGCAGCGGGACAGAATTAAATAGAGCGTAAACTTAATTTCATGTAGCCACAATTCATTCGATTCATATGGGCTTAATAGTATTGTTCATTTTCCTGCATATTTAGGGGTGAAGTGTTCGTACCTGGTTATGTCTGGGGGGCATTAAGTCTGACTAATGAAATGACTCTATCCTCTGTGGCGTTTTAATCTATTCACTGGGAAAGTAATTGACAAGCCCACAGTATGTGCATTAGGATAGCTCCGGCACCAAAGGACAGCTGTCACTAAAGCAATTAAAATGACAAAGGTTAATTAATTCTCTCCAGTTTTTACCTGATATGAGACATTCACAATGAGTAAGTTTTCATTTCCGGCAGACTAATAGTGTTTTGAAGAGAATAAtttatttgtgatttaaaaaataaaaaacaccagTCATTGTCTGATAGAGCCTTTAATATGTCAATACCTCACACAAAACTGTGCCCCAGGACAGCTTTCAGCCCAGATTTGAAATGAATTCTGCAGCAGGACATGATTTGAAATGACAATtgcttgttgttttttaaactaagaTACCTATTATATCCTCGCAAAGGAAATGTGATTTGTTTATAAAATAGGCTCGTAAGGATGTTTTACactttaaacatttaatttgaACAAATGtctgagtgaaaaaaaaaaaagaggcattacattttcacTGTGGTTGGGGGTCAAGCGGAAGAAAACCAAGATGCAAATAATTACTATGCCAACCACCTCTGACACCACGAGAGCAGAACCCAAGAACTTTCTAATCCACCTAAATGTCAAAGCAACGTTCGCAGCCCTCCCTCCGTGTGAATCTCCACAGGCTGCCAAAAGGCCAGTGGTTAGTCATCTGTTTACTCCTGCAGCTGCTGGGTGTCATTGGGACTCTGAAGGAGAAATCCCATGATTCTCTCTGCCATTTCTGACAGCTCCCGCCCAGACCACATTAATCAGGGATTGTGGGCGAGCTAGGGGATAGACGGCAGGCATGAATGGCTCCGGCCCAGGACAACTGAACCGAGGGAGAAGATCTGGGCCCAAAGATAACTTAGAGACGTCCAAACACTGCCGGGTTGTAATGCTGTCGTTTTCATTCATACACATAAAGCTCGTTAAACGGACAGAGGAAACGGCTAGTTTTTCTTGTTGCTGGGTAAACTGGTGCTTTGAAATTAACATAATTTAAGAAGTGTTGGCTTTAAAGAGGAGTTAAATGAATCCCACTTGTGCAAATTACTCTCTAAGAAAAAAGATGTGCAACTGAATTCAGGTTATTAGATATCTGAGATCGGTTTGAGTTTAATTTCCTATGTTTTAATAATATAACTCTACAATCCACATACCCTCTGTTTAATCATTTGATTGAGTTGTATTGAAGGTACAGTCAGTGATCTGAAAGTTAACAAGATTAGCCCATAGCGCTAAAAgacaaaacataaaattaaaACCTGCAGTCACTCCCAAAGTGATTGACAATGATGACGTTTTAATAAAGGGACTAATACCAGACTAAACAACTAAATCTAAGCTTTTTATATTTCCAGATGCTGAAGATTGTTTTAAATCCGTAATGTTATTAATTACAGGAGTAAAACAGCCTGATGTCTGCAAATAATATCAGATTTAAAACGCACAAAACTTGTATTATTTGACGTGTTTGGCAACTTGGCACGAGTGCAACAAGCCGTAAACACTGACAAATTATCACCTCATAAAGTTGAAATGACAAACCGTTAGCTTCTTATTTACCCTTTTAGCAGACACAGAGGAACGTTAGTATTTATTTagagttgtgtttctggccacctggccAATGGAAGTTAAATATTCACGCTCCTTTGCTttctaccaactcctgagggaaataacCTGCctgtttagctgctaaatgctccattaTGTTCGCCAGCTAGtagctaactttgtctgtctgctgttttgtGCTGGGCAGGTGGTgcacagtgggtttatcagaggtgtttctgtttaaaaaacaaaacaaaaaaaaactgcctgCTGCTTGAAACAGTGCTGATGTGAGCAGTGAGAGTGAATCAAAACCGTGAAGTTGTGggtcttaaaaaacaaaacaataggcTGAAAGATGTTAGAACGCTCCGCACACTCAGGCGGTAACtttctgtgggtttgtcacacATTTCAACTTAGACGTGgtaatttgatccattgttgaaatattgattagtgcagctttaggTTATATTTGTGAATAcatatgtacattatttttaaaCAGTACACAACATAGTATGTTGTATTTGCCCTCAGGCGACATCAGTCGGGGAACAGATCCATCTCTCAGTAGCTCTCACACCCAAACACTTTTTTGCCAGACTGTTTACACTTGTAAGATTATGTGCATAATGAGGCAGCATTGTCTCTGCAAAGTGCTGCTTTAATTCGTTAAAGCTGAACAAACTGTCCCTGGCACATTTGGCTAGGGGTGGAGAGATATTAAAGTCACTTTATTGAGATGAAAGAACTGGCCCAAACAGCAATCTGAGACATTAGTCATTCCTTCTTCTCGATGACAGAAACATGCTCTCAATTTACGAGTCAGGTGCTTCCAGTGATTTCTGCCAGCCTTGTTCCTCCACATCATAAATTCCTCTTTATGCTCACTCATCCCACAGGCAGACCCCTATTCTTTGGCCTGCCTTGTCAGAAAATACACCCCATGTTGGCATATTGGATGTCGTCCAGGCTGCCATTAGCAGTTACTGTGTTGCGTATACCATAGCGTACACTGTGAAAGAGCACTGAATTTAAATAGACAGCAGTGATTGCGCCCCTAGGTGCACATTTGTGCTTTTTTACAGGTTTTCAATCGGCACTTTTAATTCATTCTGTCTATTGTGTTGACTCTGCAGAGCTTCCACTTACACTGTGTTCATTTCCTCTAAATGCTTCACGTGGAGCTGGTGGCTCCCAATTTATGTAATGAAGGTTTAATAGCCAATTGGAACATCCAATATCATTAACAGCCAGTGTTAGTCTCATCCAGATTTTTTTTGATAACCAGAGGTGCAAACGTTTGATAGGTTGAATGTGTGATTAGCACCTGCTGTTTAATATATGTCCTGTCTCCTCTGGAGCAAGAAACCCAATTTTACCACATCTCACATTTTAACACACCATTTGTTCTGTGTCAGCCTTTGTTAGATGAACTTCCATGTCTTCTGCTTTTTCTAATATCtaattttttaaacactttgacACACCTTTGATCTTGTTTATTTCTCATCATCCAGCACTTTTTATATAAATGATTACTGTGTACAGATAGTTATTTTTGGATACTGCAGGGGCACTTTGGCTctgattttttttaagcagCAGTGCAGAAAATTATCTTCTATATCTCTGTTTTCTTGTGTGTCTTctgcaagttttatttatttattgcgaCATTTACTTGTTTGCATGTTTGATCTGATTAGAGCTTCCCAATGGTGTCATTTACCGTGTCCTTAAAACTGCTAACACAAAATAGAAATATAagtactttttttctttatcccCCGTGACTTGATTAAGATTATTTCTGACTGCTGCAATAACATGAAAATATAGATGGACGTTATTCAGTTGTTTACCATATTTGGTTCATGCATGGACATGGAAGAGATTCCAAGAACAATATCAGAGAGGTATATTCATTCTAGCAATCACACTGCAGACAACAACACTCAAAACATGTTTGCCCTCCAATGCATACTAACAGATTCTTCTTATTTGCGTTGACATTTACGTGTTTGCAATGATTACCACAGACTGATTGGAAATGACAGAAAGCATGATTGAGATGGAAATATACTATCGACATAAACAACTAAATTAGCAGgagaaaacattaataaaattgTTTTCTGGTCTTTGTGTGGAACCCacaatatttacataaatacaatCAGCATATTTTTACGGTTGGCTTGAGAATTTCCTTTCAATGTAAGCAGCTATGCATATAATATGAGGATCGCAAGCCTATAAACGCTTCCCTAAATGCTCTCATACTCGGGGTAGGTCTGTTCATTGGAGCAATATCAGTCTTGCGTCAAAGATATGTTAGCTGTAATAATGCCCGTCAACGTCTCATGTTTGAAGCGTCTTGACTCCATTTTCATTCCAATAATCTGACATCGCTCAGGACCCGACAGCCTGCCTCTgcgtctttttttctttttttttttttgtcctcgtCTGGTTATGTGTTCACCCGGTGGGAAGATACGGGGTGTCACTGTGGTAGTTGTAATCTGGACACACCTTCTGCACCAACTTGTAGTCGGTGCTGTAGAAGGTGATGAAGATGCAGATGACTTTAAAGGGCTTGGAGCACAGCCAGGACACGTGGCTCTGGGTCTGCTCCTGCGGACAGCTCTGCGAGGGGTCGTGGGCACACAGTGAGTTCCTGGTGCCCTTCTCCACTTTCTCGTACTCCACCCTGCAGTTGAACAGCTTGTTGTCCTTGGTCTCCAgagctgtctgctgctgctgctgctgctgctgctggggatGGTGGTGGAACTGCTGGTGCTGCTGGTGGACCTGGAACTCCACAGCTTTGGTCGGTGGAACCAGTCCCACAGACACGTTGCCCTGACCCGTCGAATTGTGGCGGAAGTAGACGCTGAATGTCCCATTACCGTGATCCACGATTTTACCGGTGATGAGAAGGTTGAGCTTCACCGTCTTGATGTTGGAATGGAAGTCACCCCAACCGAACATCTTCTTGAATTTGCCGGTCTTGACGATGGGCCTCCTTTTTGTCCTGGATCGAGGGTCCCGGGGGTTTGAAATGTTGTAAAGCCAGTTCCACTGCTCCTGTTTAGAGAATGAGTCTGCTTCGTCATAGTTCAGATCCAGAGAGGTGAAGTTCTCTTTGCCATAGAGGGTCTGGGACAGCAGACGGCTGATGGAGACGGCTTTGCTGCTTTCAGTCCAGTAGGTCTTCACTTTGGATTTTGAGCTTTCTCTCAAGTCAGAATTTCCTGAACTTCGTGAATCGGCACTGGTCACCTGgaagaacaaacaaacaaacaaaagcatcGTTACTGAAACATTTCAACTTCTAACCAATCAAAAGAGCTCATACTTCCGACAAGGCAGCACAAATTTTGTCAAAATTTACCTCTGAAACCGCATCAAAATACAAACTCTGTCTGGGTATATTAAAGCTTTTTATAGGGATACAATGTGCAAAATTCCCCACTCATGACCACCTGATTATGCCCATTAATATTAAACTGTCCTCCCAAGAAAACTACAGCATCTGTCCTTGTACTTCagaaaatgcccccaaaaaagcaAGTTACAAAACAGCTGTAGGAACTAGGCTTGTGTGTCGGGAACAAGGGAGGAAGTAGTTTGATGCTAACAGTGGTTATTATATTAACCATGATCATAAAGGTCCCCTAACATTACCAAAGTAGTAATTTTAACTGGCACTGCAGTGTTTTCCAAACTTAACCAAGTAATTGttgtgcctaaacccaaccaaaCCTTAACCAAAGCGTTTAGGTTGTAAAGGCACAGATAAACAATATGGTGCTGCTGACAGTGGCGTCAGATCAGAACTTTTTATGTTTCATTCTGGAGGGCATGGACAAACAACATATTCTATTCACAAATGACATTCTGTTGTTGAATTTGGAGGAATAGTTAATTTAAATCTATCAAGTTGGAATAACTCCAAATTTTGCAGGATTGCTACCAGTTGCACATGTTATGTGCATGTGAATTCAAGAGAATTTTAGAGTGGTATTGCAGTTTATCACAAATAGTCCATGCCCCCCAGAATTTGGCGATAAATTATAGGAAAACGATATGGGACATTTTTTCACTGTTATCTAACAATGTTATATAGGCTACCTAATTTGATGAGAAGCAGTCATCAAAATCAATCATccaaaaaagtctaaatattGGAAAATCATTTCCGGGTGAGGCCTACATATCAAAAGCATTtttctgtgattaaaaaaaatttggaaTCTCTCTACAAAATTAATTAATCCACAAAATTAAAAGAATGTCGCAGCCTCGGTGGACAAGACCAGTATTTCTTGGAACAATTTCACTCCTTTCACCAAATTAGACTCAGCATGCTCTTCATTTATTTGCCAGATATCCCTGTATGAACGCAAACCCAGCACGCCGCAGCTGTAGCACAGccatggaagcagcaaacaaaagAATGGGATCAacgagatagattctacccgacttAAAAAAACTCGGCATGTGTTGcctgaccagagacgtaacaaaccccgggtaaatattggagatgtatttgaaagatggagacagcttagagcccaaaaggacgcggagttggctaatttccccctgaacaggtaagcattagctttaGGCTAATTTATTACGgctactagggatgggcattttatgtaatttcaacatgCGTGTACTCACTCATATTGAATTATATAGAGTACtcaagttggttactcgcaaaaacaatagagacacagccagtaaagtgatcctgactggtcctggctaacgccgccatgctaacacgCCATGACTGCTAACTTTACCGGAGGACCaagctgtttacaacgtgttaCAAACGTATTCAGCGGCCGTTGCCAACAAACGATGAGTAATTTTAAGCAAAGAAATGGTGGCTGTAAATctagagaggactgtgagtttgcactGTTTTCACGGTTGTTGCCGTAATTTTAAGCTGaagaagtgtgtctgtcatgtTATTGCGGTTGTTGCAGTAATTTTAAGCGGAGATAGGGTGGACACGGgtttttatgactgtcaacatagccagca
The DNA window shown above is from Perca fluviatilis chromosome 7, GENO_Pfluv_1.0, whole genome shotgun sequence and carries:
- the LOC120561970 gene encoding neurexophilin 1, with the translated sequence MRGDAPQRGMKTTYLWAAALLLSVVSLVTSADSRSSGNSDLRESSKSKVKTYWTESSKAVSISRLLSQTLYGKENFTSLDLNYDEADSFSKQEQWNWLYNISNPRDPRSRTKRRPIVKTGKFKKMFGWGDFHSNIKTVKLNLLITGKIVDHGNGTFSVYFRHNSTGQGNVSVGLVPPTKAVEFQVHQQHQQFHHHPQQQQQQQQQTALETKDNKLFNCRVEYEKVEKGTRNSLCAHDPSQSCPQEQTQSHVSWLCSKPFKVICIFITFYSTDYKLVQKVCPDYNYHSDTPYLPTG